CGCGGTCTTAAAAAAGGCGTGGTCGTCAATATCGAATCGACCGTGCAGTCCATTCAGCGAGCCGTCGAGGAGGCCGAATTGATGGCCGGCTGCGAAATACATTCGGTCTATACCGGGATTGCCGGCAGCCATGTACGCAGTCTCAATTCGCACG
This Gammaproteobacteria bacterium DNA region includes the following protein-coding sequences:
- a CDS encoding cell division protein FtsA; this encodes MPKRSDRNLVVGLDIGTSKVVAIVGEVNVDDELEVIGIGMHPSRGLKKGVVVNIESTVQSIQRAVEEAELMAGCEIHSVYTGIAGSHVRSLNSH